A window of Streptomyces sp. Je 1-332 genomic DNA:
GGCGTCGTCGTGGAAGCGCAGTTCGCTTTCGTCCACGGCCAGGCGCAGGGCGGGGTAGCGGTGGAAGAGGCGTGGCCAGGCTTCCTGCATCTCGACGCGGGAGAGGTTCTGGCCCAGGCACTGGTGGATGCCGAAGCCGAAGCCGATGTGCTTGCGCTCCACGCGGGTGAGATCGAGCGCCTCAGGGGCGGCGAAGACGTCGGGGTCGCGGTTGGCGGCGGGCAGATTACAGATGACGCCCTCCCCGGCCTTGATCAGGACGCCGCCGATCTCGGTGTCCTGAAGGCAGACGCGCCGCGGTTCGGTCTGCACCATGGACCAGTACCGCATCATCTCCTCGGTGGCCGTGCTCTGATATTTCTTCGGGTTCGAGAGGAGGATGGCGCGCTGCTCGGGCTCGCGCAGCAGAGCGAGGATGCCGAGGCCGATCATGTTCGCCGTGGTCTCATGTCCGGCGGCGATGACGAGGACGCCCAGGCCGACGGCCTGCTCGAAGCCAAGGACGCCCTTCTCGTCGACCCAGGTGTTGACCAGGCGGGAGAGCAGCCCGTCATCGGGATCGCTGCGTTTGTCGGCCATGGTGCGGCTGAGGGTGTCCAACATCGTGCGGTGCGCG
This region includes:
- a CDS encoding cytochrome P450, producing the protein MSTDTSAQAPAFPLTRGCPFAPPETATAFREAGAPRRVIIWNGTRPWLITRHDQVQQVLSPGGRFGADVTLPGFPNTSSAQPVVEGGIFFRKDGDEHLPIRRILNPDFTAKRSEALRPRIVELIDHLLDELPAKGRPVDLIEEYALALPTLVICEILGVPSEWRHIIHESSKKVVQLSLPKEEKLAAHRTMLDTLSRTMADKRSDPDDGLLSRLVNTWVDEKGVLGFEQAVGLGVLVIAAGHETTANMIGLGILALLREPEQRAILLSNPKKYQSTATEEMMRYWSMVQTEPRRVCLQDTEIGGVLIKAGEGVICNLPAANRDPDVFAAPEALDLTRVERKHIGFGFGIHQCLGQNLSRVEMQEAWPRLFHRYPALRLAVDESELRFHDDALTYGLEELPVTW